The stretch of DNA ATATAAAGAAAGCCCTTTTTCATAAACATACTTTATTTGCTCTGCATTTTCAGATTTCTCAAGAAAAGTGTATACTCTAATCGGCTTCTCTTTACCTTTTACAGTTACACTGTCAATTTCAAGAGGAAAAAAGGATAAAGAAGAGAAATTAACCTTATCAACACTATTTTCGGAAGCCAGAATACTCGTACCATATATCTTGTTTAATCCTTCTATTCTTGAAGCAAGATTAACCGTATCACCTATTGCAGTGTAATCAAATCTTTGATTAGAACCCATATTACCTACAACTGCTTCACCTGTATTGATTCCTACACCTATCTTCACAGAAGGAAAGCCTTTTTTCTTGAGAATTTTATTTAACCCTTCCAGCTTTTTCACCATTTCCCATCCAGAAAGGATAGCTTTTTCCGCATGTCCACCAACATTTAATGGAGCATTCCATATAGCCATTATGGCATCACCTATGTACTTATCAAGAGTTCCGTTATTTTTTAAGATTATATCTGTTAAAGGAGTAAAAACCATATTTAAAAGTTCAACCAGTTTCTCAGGTTTAAGATTCTCCGAAATAGTAGTAAATCCTCTTATATCTGCAAAAAGTACAGAAATTTCTCTTTTTTCTCCTCCTAATTTCAATTTCTCCGGATGCTGAATCAAGATATTCAAAAGAGACGGAGAAACATAAGTACCAAACATACTCTTTATCAATCTTGCTTCTCTACTTTTCTTCGCTATAAAGAAAATCTCTTTTAGTGCAACAAATAGCATAACAAACAGTAGAATAAAAAACATATTCGGGAAATAAATTCCAAAAACGTAAATAGCAACGCTTACCAATAACAGAATAGCAAGAAGAACAATATAAATTAAAACCCTATAATAGATGTTTTCAAAACTATAGAAAACAATAACAACAAATACTCCCCCAACAATTATAAAAATTAAATCATAATACATATTAGGAAACACAAAATCATTTTTTAAAAAATTAGAAATAAATGTAAAATGAAACATCGGTCCAGGAATATAACCTATAGGCGAAGGCTTTATATCTGTCACTCCCGCTTCTGAAACACCCACTATAACAATTTTATCTTTCAGTTTCGATACGGGAATTTTTCCATCATACAGGTCCACGAAAGAAAATGTTCTATAATAGTAATCTCTCAATGAATAAAAATTAAGTAAAACTTTATCAATCGGTAGCTTTTTCCCGACCGCATAAATATAACGTGTTGTTACTCTAAAATCTCTTCCAAAATAAAGCCTAAGTGCTTGAAGTCCCAAGGAAGGATAAACATTACCTTCAAAAATC from Desulfurobacterium indicum encodes:
- a CDS encoding adenylate/guanylate cyclase domain-containing protein, translating into MFPRRLSHFSSLHKISYTTVLFFFISLGIILFVYYFKVPPFYSFSLRVMDMFYAFNHSKPSDKVVLILIDEKSVNRFGRWPWSRCIIAHGLEKLKGAKVIALDMVFSESTVPSSDAKLSDTINGLGNVVCGFFMRGSATENPSDEVIDVLSDSAFLRVPEKLKVPMYQYIEANIEPVIESCFLSGTLNVESDEDGIIRHYPLLSIFEGNVYPSLGLQALRLYFGRDFRVTTRYIYAVGKKLPIDKVLLNFYSLRDYYYRTFSFVDLYDGKIPVSKLKDKIVIVGVSEAGVTDIKPSPIGYIPGPMFHFTFISNFLKNDFVFPNMYYDLIFIIVGGVFVVIVFYSFENIYYRVLIYIVLLAILLLVSVAIYVFGIYFPNMFFILLFVMLFVALKEIFFIAKKSREARLIKSMFGTYVSPSLLNILIQHPEKLKLGGEKREISVLFADIRGFTTISENLKPEKLVELLNMVFTPLTDIILKNNGTLDKYIGDAIMAIWNAPLNVGGHAEKAILSGWEMVKKLEGLNKILKKKGFPSVKIGVGINTGEAVVGNMGSNQRFDYTAIGDTVNLASRIEGLNKIYGTSILASENSVDKVNFSSLSFFPLEIDSVTVKGKEKPIRVYTFLEKSENAEQIKYVYEKGLSLYKNGMFEEAICVFNSLKNFQPAAEMSRRCKILLQNPPEDWNGVFHITTK